A part of Pararhizobium sp. A13 genomic DNA contains:
- a CDS encoding SDR family oxidoreductase, with product MQTPKTAIITGASQGIGAGLVNALVERGYNVVATSRQVSASDAFRASSQLALVDGDIGDPQTATKVAETAIGRFGTIDALVNNAGIFFTKPFVDYTLEDFRRLSSTNLEGFIHLTQLVVKQMLAQKSGGSIVSITTPLIDHPIAGLSASVAMMTKGGIDAISKNLAMEYARDGIRVNTVAPGVVDTPLHKDNPKDFLKTLSPMGSISDVQEIVDAVVFLTEARHVTGEVLNVDGGAHLGKW from the coding sequence ATGCAAACGCCAAAGACTGCTATCATTACGGGAGCCTCCCAGGGTATCGGAGCCGGGCTGGTCAACGCCCTCGTCGAGCGCGGCTACAATGTCGTCGCGACGTCTCGCCAGGTCAGTGCGTCGGATGCTTTCCGCGCCTCAAGCCAGCTGGCACTCGTCGACGGCGACATCGGCGACCCTCAAACCGCGACAAAGGTGGCGGAAACCGCAATCGGCCGGTTCGGAACCATCGATGCCCTGGTCAACAACGCCGGCATCTTTTTTACCAAGCCGTTCGTTGACTACACGCTGGAGGACTTCAGAAGGCTGTCCTCGACCAATCTCGAAGGCTTCATTCACCTGACCCAGCTGGTCGTGAAACAGATGCTGGCCCAGAAGTCAGGCGGCAGCATCGTCAGCATCACGACGCCGTTGATCGATCATCCGATCGCTGGCCTCAGCGCTTCGGTCGCGATGATGACCAAGGGCGGCATCGACGCGATTTCCAAGAACCTCGCGATGGAATATGCGCGGGACGGAATCCGGGTCAACACGGTCGCTCCCGGCGTCGTCGACACGCCTTTGCACAAGGACAATCCAAAGGACTTCCTGAAAACGCTGTCGCCGATGGGCAGCATTTCCGATGTCCAGGAAATCGTCGATGCGGTCGTCTTCCTGACCGAAGCACGGCATGTAACCGGGGAGGTGCTGAACGTCGACGGCGGCGCACATCTGGGCAAATGGTAG
- the cpaB gene encoding Flp pilus assembly protein CpaB — MRFSTILSLFVSILLAGTAVFAMRSYLADQQARLVANDTKGQEQILVVAAKEMRFGDPVRPESLRAIPWPAGERPEGSFDSIEAVVGDVDKPRYAMAAIDPGEPVLSSKITGAGSRATLSAALDQGMKAVSIRVNDVLGVAGFVRPSDRVDVLLTRVVQNRQNSSEQTYVDVLLQGVKVLAVDQTADERKDEPSVVKTVTFEVTTEEAQRLTLGANIGTLSLTLRNVASASAEETRPITVADLGGGPMATELSNDLVKKTDDGRFDILERLVRKVGDDLGKIKMPEREKQVQIVERKVEPVLPIEPKWATVGVWNTTKREEHRVGLIQ, encoded by the coding sequence ATGCGTTTCTCAACAATCCTTAGTCTTTTTGTTTCTATTCTGCTTGCCGGCACCGCGGTGTTTGCGATGCGCAGTTACCTGGCCGACCAGCAGGCGCGGCTTGTGGCCAATGATACGAAGGGGCAGGAGCAGATCCTCGTAGTCGCGGCCAAGGAGATGCGCTTCGGCGACCCGGTCCGCCCGGAAAGTCTAAGGGCTATCCCCTGGCCTGCCGGGGAACGGCCGGAAGGCTCGTTCGACAGCATCGAGGCGGTCGTCGGCGACGTCGACAAACCGCGCTACGCCATGGCGGCGATCGATCCTGGCGAGCCTGTGCTGAGCTCGAAGATCACCGGCGCAGGCTCGCGGGCGACATTGTCTGCGGCGCTTGACCAGGGCATGAAGGCCGTCTCGATCCGCGTCAACGACGTTCTCGGCGTTGCGGGCTTCGTGCGCCCGTCGGACCGCGTCGATGTGCTGCTCACCCGTGTCGTCCAGAACCGTCAGAACAGCAGCGAACAGACTTATGTCGATGTGCTTCTCCAGGGCGTGAAGGTGCTGGCGGTGGACCAGACCGCGGATGAGCGCAAGGACGAACCTTCCGTCGTCAAAACGGTGACCTTCGAGGTCACGACCGAAGAAGCGCAGCGCCTGACGCTGGGTGCCAATATCGGCACGCTGTCGCTCACCCTGCGCAATGTCGCGTCTGCCTCCGCCGAAGAGACGCGGCCGATTACCGTTGCGGATCTCGGCGGGGGGCCGATGGCGACGGAGCTCAGCAACGATCTCGTGAAAAAGACGGACGACGGACGGTTCGACATCCTTGAGCGACTTGTGCGTAAGGTTGGGGACGACCTTGGGAAGATAAAGATGCCGGAGCGCGAAAAACAAGTACAGATTGTTGAACGTAAAGTCGAACCGGTATTGCCGATTGAGCCAAAGTGGGCGACGGTAGGCGTCTGGAACACGACGAAGCGCGAGGAGCACCGAGTCGGCCTG
- a CDS encoding RidA family protein, with product MVDRGKTPAAGAEQRLQDLGITLPPPPTPFGAYVEAAKTGNLVFFSGMLPVVHRMPRFIGRVGGALTAEDGRKAAETATLSALSATKDYLGSLDKVVRVVKLGVYIATEGDFRDHPKVADGASEMLHKVFGEEKLSGRVVLGVASLPLGVPIELELVLEVDP from the coding sequence ATGGTAGACCGTGGCAAGACGCCGGCCGCTGGCGCAGAACAGCGGCTCCAGGACTTGGGCATCACGCTTCCGCCGCCACCGACACCCTTCGGGGCCTATGTCGAAGCGGCAAAGACCGGCAACCTGGTCTTCTTCAGCGGCATGCTGCCCGTCGTCCATCGCATGCCCCGGTTTATCGGGCGTGTCGGAGGCGCCCTGACCGCCGAAGACGGCAGGAAGGCGGCCGAAACGGCAACCTTGAGCGCCCTGTCGGCCACGAAAGACTATCTGGGCTCGCTGGACAAGGTCGTCCGGGTCGTCAAGCTCGGCGTCTACATCGCAACCGAGGGCGATTTCCGGGACCACCCGAAGGTCGCCGACGGGGCATCCGAAATGCTGCACAAGGTCTTCGGAGAGGAAAAGCTCTCCGGCCGGGTCGTGCTCGGCGTCGCAAGTCTTCCCCTCGGCGTGCCGATCGAGCTCGAACTCGTCCTCGAAGTCGACCCTTGA
- a CDS encoding prepilin peptidase: MTQIINIVTAISVLLFIYAAWSDFRSWKIPNGAILALLALYCLRASAGLLMTDDVGAALFSSIGIGGDVAAGLLLFALGVGLWAFGLFGAGDAKLFLPIGLFIGWHGMLPFAIFLLIGGVLALLALRLRMPLQLAHMSIVMRIEEIRATRKVPYGVIMVIAALSVLALRYGKA, from the coding sequence ATGACGCAAATCATCAACATTGTTACTGCGATTTCAGTATTACTTTTTATCTATGCGGCCTGGAGCGATTTCCGCAGCTGGAAAATACCGAATGGCGCCATCCTCGCCCTTCTCGCCCTCTACTGCCTGCGTGCCTCGGCGGGATTGCTGATGACCGACGATGTCGGCGCAGCACTCTTCTCCTCCATTGGGATCGGCGGCGATGTCGCGGCCGGCCTCCTGCTCTTTGCCCTTGGCGTCGGCCTTTGGGCATTCGGCCTCTTCGGCGCCGGCGATGCAAAACTTTTCCTGCCGATCGGTCTTTTCATCGGCTGGCACGGTATGCTGCCCTTCGCCATCTTTCTCCTGATTGGCGGCGTCCTCGCGTTGCTGGCGCTGCGATTGCGGATGCCGCTGCAACTGGCGCATATGTCCATTGTCATGCGCATCGAGGAAATCCGCGCAACGCGCAAGGTCCCCTACGGCGTTATCATGGTCATCGCAGCGCTCTCGGTGCTCGCCTTGCGCTACGGCAAGGCCTGA
- a CDS encoding LysR family transcriptional regulator — translation MADLNDIAVFVKVAQFESFSRAAHSLGMPVSTVSRKVSALEDQLGVTLLQRTTRKLTLTAQGRAYYNQCSEPLGQLFDAERVLTQTQKKPEGLLKISVPVILGQEPFYEFLSAFLKTYPRIQVDLFVTNLFLDLIAENIDVGIRFGELRDSTIVMQKVGKSVRYVVASPQYLEGRRVPVKPEDLKDHQCILLNGRNNEAEWHLVSGRKSVKLHVSGPVSSRDFQTASAFTYRGHGIGLLPSTYCDDQIGRGELTRLLPEWTSPEIFVHAVYPTRRFLPAKLQAFLDELKTWKSPLWIPLR, via the coding sequence ATGGCCGATTTGAATGACATCGCGGTTTTTGTGAAGGTTGCGCAATTCGAGAGCTTCAGCCGCGCCGCCCACTCACTTGGAATGCCTGTATCGACCGTGAGCCGAAAAGTGTCCGCGCTTGAGGATCAGCTCGGGGTGACGTTGCTGCAGCGAACGACCCGCAAGCTGACGCTGACTGCGCAGGGACGCGCGTATTACAACCAGTGCAGCGAACCTCTCGGCCAACTGTTTGACGCGGAGCGGGTTCTGACCCAAACGCAGAAGAAGCCGGAAGGCCTGCTGAAAATCTCCGTGCCGGTGATCCTGGGCCAAGAGCCATTTTATGAATTTCTCTCCGCCTTCCTGAAAACTTACCCGCGGATCCAGGTCGATCTCTTCGTCACAAATCTGTTCCTCGATCTGATTGCCGAGAATATCGACGTCGGCATTCGCTTCGGGGAGCTTCGCGACTCGACGATTGTCATGCAGAAGGTCGGGAAGAGCGTCCGCTATGTCGTTGCTTCTCCGCAATATCTTGAGGGTCGGCGCGTCCCGGTGAAACCGGAGGATTTGAAGGACCACCAGTGCATTCTGCTCAATGGCCGCAACAACGAGGCAGAATGGCATCTGGTCAGCGGGCGGAAATCCGTGAAACTGCACGTGTCGGGGCCGGTTTCGAGCCGGGATTTCCAGACGGCGAGCGCGTTTACCTATCGCGGGCACGGGATCGGACTGTTGCCGTCGACCTATTGCGACGACCAAATCGGAAGAGGCGAACTCACCCGTCTGCTGCCGGAGTGGACATCGCCGGAGATCTTCGTGCATGCCGTCTACCCGACACGACGGTTCCTGCCAGCGAAACTGCAGGCGTTTCTCGATGAATTGAAGACATGGAAGAGCCCTCTATGGATTCCATTGCGCTGA